A genomic stretch from Deinococcota bacterium includes:
- a CDS encoding biopolymer transporter ExbD, protein MRPSRRLKDTGLRRNLALDLTPMVDVVFLLIIFFMVTTTFVTSEMGLPVDLPSAQSGAASPADVPTVTISRDQVIFFEDGEVPEGELVNLLRTRLAATPSGVVVLRADHTVPHGTAVRVMDLIKAAGAQQIAIATQN, encoded by the coding sequence ATGAGACCGTCGCGGCGCCTTAAGGACACCGGCCTGCGCCGCAACCTGGCGCTCGACCTGACGCCGATGGTCGACGTGGTCTTTTTGCTGATCATCTTCTTCATGGTGACGACGACCTTCGTGACCTCCGAGATGGGCCTGCCGGTAGACCTGCCAAGCGCGCAGAGCGGCGCGGCGAGCCCCGCCGACGTGCCCACGGTGACGATCAGCAGGGACCAGGTGATCTTTTTTGAGGACGGTGAGGTTCCTGAGGGCGAGCTCGTAAACCTGCTGAGAACGCGCCTGGCGGCGACGCCCTCGGGCGTGGTGGTCCTGCGCGCCGACCACACCGTCCCCCACGGCACGGCGGTGAGGGTGATGGACCTCATCAAGGCCGCGGGCGCTCAGCAGATCGCCATCGCCACTCAGAACTAG
- a CDS encoding MotA/TolQ/ExbB proton channel family protein produces the protein MDLLLSGGPVLVIILVISLYALYVFFERLLKLSRERVRADALMVRVGEALRERNLELALISCEDHGGPVARVLHGALSRLPYGKAAVEAAFGEASLEEEQSLTQGLRALSTIAQIAPLLGLLGTVTGMIIAFGQISVSGVGNAATLAGGIGQALVTTAAGLIVAIPALIGHNYLSSKVDRIFLEIDRRREELMGMVAQIASRRESRRGSAPEVVREPVVREPYETVAAP, from the coding sequence ATGGATCTTCTCCTCAGCGGCGGGCCGGTTCTCGTCATCATCCTGGTTATTTCGCTCTACGCGCTCTACGTCTTTTTCGAGCGCCTCCTCAAGCTGTCCAGGGAGCGCGTCCGCGCCGACGCGCTCATGGTCAGGGTGGGCGAGGCCCTGCGCGAGCGCAACCTAGAGCTTGCGCTCATCTCCTGCGAGGACCACGGCGGGCCGGTGGCGCGCGTTCTTCACGGGGCGCTGTCACGGCTTCCCTACGGCAAGGCGGCGGTCGAGGCGGCCTTTGGGGAGGCGTCCTTGGAGGAGGAGCAGAGCCTGACGCAGGGTTTGCGCGCGCTCTCGACCATTGCGCAGATCGCGCCGCTGTTGGGTCTGTTGGGGACCGTGACGGGGATGATCATCGCCTTTGGCCAGATCAGCGTGTCGGGCGTCGGCAACGCGGCCACGCTGGCGGGCGGCATCGGCCAGGCGCTCGTCACCACGGCCGCCGGGCTCATCGTGGCGATTCCGGCCCTGATCGGCCACAACTACCTGTCGAGCAAGGTGGACCGCATCTTTTTGGAGATCGACCGCCGCCGCGAGGAGCTCATGGGCATGGTCGCCCAGATCGCCTCGAGGCGCGAGAGCAGGCGCGGCTCCGCTCCCGAGGTAGTGAGAGAGCCTGTAGTGAGAGAGCCTTATGAGACCGTCGCGGCGCCTTAA
- a CDS encoding DUF3800 domain-containing protein, translated as MKVLYLDESGDHSLIKIDPSYPMFVLGGVIVDEAYALQVIQPELDAFKRELFGTETLILHTSDLTRNRRGFEGLKDAAFRQAFYVRLNALMRNWNYEVVACAIRKDEHLARYGLAALDPYMLSLDVVVERFCMSLGDETPGRVVVEARGYPLDEQLQLAWRNVQLQGTRFLRGSRISRCIASLDIGNKHENIAGLQLADLVVSPIGRYVMGKRAYEDWQIIASKFRKRHGSWSGAGLVVLPKK; from the coding sequence GTGAAGGTACTCTATCTTGATGAGTCGGGTGACCACAGCCTGATAAAAATAGACCCAAGTTATCCCATGTTCGTCCTGGGAGGTGTGATCGTTGACGAGGCCTATGCGCTTCAGGTCATTCAACCCGAACTCGACGCCTTTAAACGTGAGCTTTTTGGTACCGAGACGCTGATCCTCCACACCTCCGATCTGACACGTAACCGTCGAGGTTTTGAAGGGCTGAAGGATGCCGCCTTCAGGCAAGCGTTCTACGTCCGCCTAAATGCGCTCATGCGTAATTGGAACTATGAGGTTGTTGCCTGCGCCATTCGCAAAGATGAGCACTTGGCCCGTTATGGTCTGGCAGCACTTGATCCTTACATGCTGAGCTTGGATGTTGTCGTCGAGCGCTTCTGTATGTCCCTTGGTGATGAAACGCCGGGCCGCGTCGTTGTCGAAGCTCGTGGATACCCTTTAGACGAGCAGCTTCAACTTGCCTGGCGGAACGTCCAGCTTCAGGGCACCCGCTTCCTTCGTGGTTCGCGGATTAGCAGGTGCATCGCTTCACTGGACATCGGGAACAAGCATGAGAATATTGCCGGGTTGCAGCTTGCAGATCTGGTCGTATCACCTATCGGGCGCTATGTGATGGGCAAGAGAGCCTACGAGGACTGGCAGATTATTGCCTCGAAATTCCGCAAGCGTCACGGCTCCTGGTCAGGAGCCGGTCTGGTGGTCCTGCCAAAAAAGTGA
- the ppc gene encoding phosphoenolpyruvate carboxylase, which produces MSHGSMSGQGERNEEAFDQLKADVDFLGRALGTVLQELSGRRLFDLVEEVRSLTKHLRAEPEDAAARGRLRALIAGLSLSEAEGLLRAFTVYFQLINVAEEIHRVRVNRLREGQATKDAPRRETVAAAVKALKDEGWSYSEARRFIEGLDIGLTLTAHPTEVKRYTVRLKLERVGSALRELSERVLLPQERGALEEAIHAEIASLWQTRELVAEKPTVLDEVKSALYYFRRSILATLPRLMLDLERALEVYYGRKPARALTPVMRFRSWIGGDRDGNPNVTPEVTAEAYRLQSQLALGAHLADIDSLVQRLSQWEARVSLTQSFRDDLAALEEGAGLAPRFAGEPYRRKLFYMHGALQAELAGEDGLYRGGSAGYGRDLGLIEETLRLGQGRRVADAFVRPVRYRAASFGFHLAALDLREHAKKHEEAVADLLRFAGLGGYAELDEEARIALLAAELASPRPLAPPDALLGEETRRALLFLEVFRGVQRSKGEEATGSYIVSMTEGVSDVLEVLVLAKQAGVRELDATPLFETVTDLENAPGVLERLFGLPSYLEHVRRRGVQEVMIGYSDSNKDAGFLAANWALYQAQEHIAAVCREAGVPLRLFHGRGTSIGRGGGPAGQAILAQPPGSLGGRMRLTEQGEAMSDRYADPDLAHRHLEQVVHAFILSSARDARGGVSEVPQGYREALEGAAKASRGLYRDFLEDPGFLDFYHSVTPIEEISRLNIGSRPARRGGERTLSSLRAIPWVFSWTQCRANLPGWYGFGTGLARLDGGLLAEMYGGWPFFRVITDFAQMSLAKADLRIFEAYTMLVPDEALRERFWTRVRDEHARSVAAVSAATGKPLLESDGTLARAIDLRNPYVDPISYLQVELLGRLRKLPAESPEREELEYAVLVSLTGVSAGMRNTG; this is translated from the coding sequence ATGTCCCACGGGTCTATGAGCGGGCAAGGTGAGCGTAACGAGGAGGCTTTCGACCAGCTCAAGGCCGATGTGGACTTTTTGGGCCGGGCGCTGGGGACGGTCTTGCAGGAGCTTTCTGGCAGGCGCCTCTTCGATCTCGTCGAGGAGGTGCGGAGCCTCACCAAGCACCTGCGCGCCGAGCCCGAGGACGCGGCGGCGCGGGGGCGGCTGAGAGCGCTGATCGCCGGACTCAGTCTGAGCGAAGCCGAGGGCTTGTTGCGGGCCTTTACTGTCTACTTCCAGCTCATCAACGTGGCCGAGGAGATCCACCGGGTGCGCGTGAACAGATTGCGCGAGGGTCAGGCCACCAAGGACGCGCCGCGCCGCGAGACGGTGGCGGCGGCGGTCAAGGCGCTCAAGGACGAGGGCTGGAGCTACAGCGAAGCGCGGCGCTTTATCGAAGGCTTGGACATCGGCCTCACCTTGACCGCGCACCCCACCGAGGTCAAGCGCTACACCGTCAGGCTCAAGCTCGAGCGCGTCGGCTCGGCCCTGCGTGAACTCTCGGAGCGCGTCCTTTTGCCGCAGGAGCGGGGGGCGCTCGAGGAGGCTATCCACGCCGAGATCGCCAGCCTGTGGCAGACCCGCGAGCTGGTCGCGGAGAAGCCTACCGTTCTGGACGAAGTCAAGTCGGCGCTCTACTACTTTCGCCGCTCGATTCTCGCTACGCTGCCCCGGCTGATGCTCGACCTCGAGCGCGCCCTCGAGGTCTACTACGGCCGGAAACCCGCGCGCGCGCTGACCCCCGTCATGAGGTTCCGCTCCTGGATCGGCGGTGACCGCGACGGCAACCCCAACGTCACCCCGGAGGTCACCGCCGAGGCCTACCGGCTTCAGTCGCAGCTGGCCCTGGGGGCGCACCTCGCCGACATAGACAGCCTGGTCCAGCGCCTCTCGCAGTGGGAGGCGCGGGTGTCCCTGACGCAGAGCTTCCGCGACGACCTCGCCGCGCTCGAGGAGGGGGCCGGGCTGGCCCCGCGCTTCGCGGGCGAGCCCTACCGCCGCAAGCTCTTTTATATGCACGGCGCGCTCCAGGCGGAGCTGGCGGGCGAAGACGGCCTCTACCGCGGCGGCTCGGCGGGCTACGGGCGCGACCTGGGCCTCATCGAGGAGACCCTGCGCCTGGGCCAGGGAAGGCGCGTCGCGGACGCCTTTGTGCGGCCGGTCCGCTACCGCGCCGCCTCCTTCGGCTTTCACCTGGCCGCCTTGGACCTGCGCGAGCACGCTAAAAAGCACGAGGAGGCGGTGGCCGACCTCTTGCGCTTCGCGGGCCTCGGAGGCTACGCCGAACTGGACGAGGAGGCGCGCATCGCCCTGCTGGCCGCGGAGCTCGCCTCGCCCCGGCCCTTGGCGCCGCCGGACGCGCTGCTAGGGGAGGAGACGCGGCGGGCGCTCCTTTTCCTCGAGGTCTTCCGGGGCGTCCAGCGCAGCAAGGGCGAGGAGGCGACGGGCTCCTACATCGTCTCGATGACCGAGGGCGTCTCGGACGTGCTCGAGGTGCTCGTCCTCGCCAAGCAGGCGGGGGTCAGGGAGTTGGACGCCACGCCGCTGTTCGAGACGGTCACCGACCTCGAGAACGCCCCCGGTGTTTTGGAGAGGCTTTTCGGCCTGCCGAGCTACCTCGAGCACGTCAGGCGGCGCGGGGTGCAGGAGGTGATGATCGGCTACTCCGACTCGAACAAGGATGCGGGCTTCCTGGCGGCCAACTGGGCGCTCTACCAGGCGCAGGAGCACATCGCCGCGGTCTGCCGGGAGGCCGGGGTGCCGCTCAGGCTCTTTCACGGCCGGGGCACCAGCATCGGCCGGGGCGGCGGACCGGCGGGCCAGGCGATCCTGGCTCAGCCGCCGGGCTCCCTGGGCGGACGGATGCGCCTCACCGAGCAGGGCGAGGCGATGAGCGACCGCTACGCCGACCCCGACCTGGCCCACCGGCACCTCGAGCAGGTCGTTCACGCCTTTATCCTCTCCTCGGCGCGCGACGCGCGCGGCGGCGTGTCCGAGGTGCCGCAAGGCTACCGGGAGGCGCTCGAGGGGGCGGCCAAAGCCTCGCGCGGGCTCTACCGCGACTTTTTGGAGGACCCCGGCTTTCTCGACTTCTACCACAGCGTCACGCCCATCGAGGAGATCTCGAGGCTCAACATCGGCTCACGGCCCGCCAGGCGCGGCGGCGAGAGAACGCTCTCCTCCTTGCGCGCCATCCCCTGGGTCTTTTCCTGGACCCAGTGCCGCGCCAACCTGCCCGGTTGGTACGGCTTCGGCACCGGTCTAGCCCGCCTCGACGGCGGGCTGCTCGCCGAGATGTACGGGGGCTGGCCCTTTTTCAGGGTCATCACCGACTTCGCGCAGATGAGCCTGGCCAAGGCCGACCTGCGCATCTTCGAGGCCTATACCATGCTGGTGCCCGACGAGGCGCTACGCGAGCGCTTCTGGACCAGGGTCAGGGACGAGCACGCGCGCAGCGTGGCGGCCGTGTCGGCGGCGACGGGCAAGCCGCTCTTGGAGAGTGACGGCACCTTGGCGCGCGCCATCGACCTGCGCAACCCCTACGTGGACCCGATTTCCTACCTGCAGGTCGAGCTGCTGGGCCGCCTGCGCAAGCTGCCGGCCGAGAGCCCGGAGCGGGAGGAGCTCGAGTACGCCGTCCTGGTCAGCCTGACCGGGGTGTCGGCGGGGATGCGGAATACCGGCTAG
- a CDS encoding YmdB family metallophosphoesterase has translation MRVLFIGDICDKPGLEVMQDYLGRYRSDFDFIIANGENAAGGFGITRKHFSQMIAAGIDVVTLGNHAWDNREALELVEETPRLLRPLNYPPGTPGLGYASFTARTGERVTVACAMGRIFMDPLDCPFRALDGLLETATGETVVVDFHAEATSEKKVMGYHLAGRVAAVVGTHTHVQTADEGISGGTAYITDVGMTGAQDSAIGLRFEEVHYRFVTRLPKRYKPSEGPGTLHGVVLELSGNRAKSIERVQWQKGD, from the coding sequence ATGCGCGTTCTCTTCATCGGCGACATCTGCGACAAACCGGGCCTCGAGGTGATGCAAGACTACCTGGGGCGTTACCGGAGCGACTTCGACTTCATCATCGCCAACGGTGAGAACGCCGCCGGGGGCTTCGGCATCACCCGCAAGCACTTTTCGCAGATGATCGCCGCCGGTATCGACGTGGTCACACTCGGCAACCACGCCTGGGACAACCGCGAGGCTCTGGAACTCGTCGAGGAGACGCCGCGGCTCTTGCGCCCGCTCAACTACCCGCCGGGCACGCCGGGCCTGGGCTACGCCTCCTTTACGGCGCGCACGGGCGAGCGCGTGACGGTGGCCTGCGCGATGGGCCGCATCTTCATGGACCCGCTCGACTGCCCCTTTAGAGCGCTCGACGGCCTGCTCGAGACCGCCACTGGCGAGACCGTCGTGGTGGACTTTCACGCCGAGGCGACGAGCGAGAAGAAGGTGATGGGCTACCACTTGGCCGGGCGCGTCGCGGCGGTCGTCGGCACCCACACCCACGTGCAGACGGCTGACGAGGGGATCAGCGGCGGCACCGCCTATATCACCGACGTGGGCATGACGGGCGCGCAGGACTCGGCCATCGGCCTGCGCTTCGAGGAGGTCCACTACCGCTTCGTGACGCGCCTGCCCAAGCGTTACAAGCCGTCGGAAGGGCCGGGCACGCTTCATGGGGTGGTGCTCGAGCTCAGCGGCAACCGGGCCAAGAGCATCGAGCGGGTGCAGTGGCAAAAGGGCGATTAA
- a CDS encoding arsenate reductase family protein — protein MNVDPMNVQIFGTSKSQDTKKALRFFKERGYRPHFVDLAQRPMAPGEFGRFVRRFGLSALIDQEGKAYRRQGLQYMRVPDEAMMQKLLDDPSLMVQPLVRVDNKLSVGLAEENWLEWCDVQKRQAK, from the coding sequence ATGAACGTGGACCCCATGAACGTGCAGATTTTCGGCACTAGCAAATCACAGGATACCAAAAAGGCGCTGAGGTTTTTCAAGGAGCGCGGCTATAGGCCTCACTTCGTGGACCTCGCGCAGCGGCCCATGGCGCCGGGCGAGTTTGGGCGCTTCGTGCGGAGGTTCGGCTTAAGCGCGCTCATCGACCAAGAGGGCAAGGCCTATAGGAGGCAGGGGCTTCAGTACATGCGCGTTCCCGACGAGGCGATGATGCAAAAGCTCTTGGACGATCCCAGCCTGATGGTGCAGCCGCTAGTGAGGGTGGACAACAAGCTTTCTGTAGGGCTGGCGGAGGAGAATTGGCTCGAGTGGTGCGACGTACAGAAGAGGCAAGCAAAATAG
- a CDS encoding potassium/proton antiporter, which produces MISIEFILAGTGILLLLSILASKASGRLGVPSLVLFLVIGILAGSEGVGGLDFDNPQLAQSLGVVALAFILFSGGLDTNWQSVRPVLWAGLGLSTVAVFITAISVGLVAMVLLDFSLLEGLLLGAIVSSTDAAAVFAVMRSRSTGLQERIKRTLEFESGSNDPMAIFLTVGFITLLTEPDASVLSLVPMFFQQMLLGGLLGYLLGRLVVWGINRIDLGYDGLYPVFTLSVVMVVYGLTPLIGGNGFLAVYIAGLVMGNYDFIHKRSIARFHDGLAWLMQIAMFLTLGLLVFPSQLLSVVWVGLLLSLFLIFIARPLGVFTTLLAKMTVREMTIISWVGLRGAVPIILATFPLIAGVAQAELIFNLVFFIVLTSVLLQGPLMPFVARWLEVDAPLVERRRYPLEFEQMANISSELVEVEVPEGSPAAGRTIVKLGLPEGALVVLISRGDTFIVPRGATTVEERDRLLVLADEKSLRDVRRIVRAVQRLAEREGVA; this is translated from the coding sequence GTGATTTCGATCGAGTTCATCCTGGCGGGCACGGGCATCTTGCTGCTCCTCAGTATCCTGGCGAGCAAAGCTTCCGGCAGGCTGGGCGTGCCCTCCCTGGTCCTTTTCCTGGTGATCGGCATCCTGGCGGGCTCTGAAGGCGTGGGCGGGCTTGATTTCGACAACCCGCAATTGGCTCAGTCCTTGGGCGTAGTGGCGCTGGCCTTCATCCTCTTCTCGGGTGGCCTCGACACGAACTGGCAGAGCGTGCGCCCGGTCCTCTGGGCGGGGTTGGGTCTGTCAACGGTGGCGGTCTTCATCACGGCTATCAGCGTTGGTCTTGTCGCTATGGTCCTTCTCGATTTTTCACTCCTCGAGGGCCTCCTGCTGGGCGCCATCGTGTCGTCCACGGACGCCGCGGCGGTGTTTGCGGTGATGAGGTCGCGCAGCACCGGCCTGCAGGAACGGATCAAGCGCACCCTCGAGTTCGAGTCCGGCAGCAACGACCCCATGGCCATCTTCCTGACGGTTGGCTTCATCACGCTGCTCACCGAGCCCGACGCCTCCGTTTTGAGCTTGGTGCCCATGTTCTTCCAGCAGATGCTCCTGGGCGGCCTGCTCGGTTACCTGCTGGGCAGGCTGGTGGTGTGGGGCATCAACCGGATCGACTTGGGGTATGACGGCCTCTACCCGGTGTTCACCCTGTCGGTGGTGATGGTCGTCTACGGCCTCACGCCCTTGATTGGCGGCAATGGCTTCCTGGCGGTTTACATCGCGGGTCTGGTGATGGGCAATTACGACTTCATTCACAAGAGGAGCATCGCGCGCTTCCACGACGGCCTCGCCTGGCTGATGCAAATAGCCATGTTCCTCACGCTTGGTCTCCTGGTGTTTCCCTCGCAGCTCTTGTCGGTCGTGTGGGTTGGCCTGCTGCTCTCGCTGTTCCTGATTTTTATCGCGCGACCTCTGGGTGTCTTCACCACCTTGTTGGCAAAGATGACCGTGAGGGAAATGACCATCATCTCCTGGGTGGGCTTGCGGGGCGCCGTGCCCATCATTCTGGCGACGTTCCCGCTGATCGCCGGCGTCGCACAAGCCGAGCTCATCTTCAACCTGGTCTTTTTCATCGTGCTGACGTCCGTCCTCCTGCAGGGTCCGTTGATGCCTTTCGTCGCCAGGTGGCTCGAGGTGGACGCGCCGCTCGTCGAGAGGCGGCGTTACCCCCTCGAGTTCGAGCAGATGGCAAACATCAGCAGCGAGCTTGTGGAGGTCGAAGTGCCGGAAGGCTCACCCGCTGCCGGCAGGACCATCGTCAAGCTGGGGCTACCTGAAGGGGCGCTGGTTGTCCTCATCAGCCGCGGCGACACCTTTATCGTTCCTCGGGGAGCGACCACTGTGGAGGAAAGGGACAGGCTCCTCGTCCTGGCCGATGAGAAGAGCCTGAGAGACGTGCGCAGGATTGTCAGAGCCGTCCAGCGCCTGGCGGAGAGGGAAGGTGTCGCGTGA
- the secD gene encoding protein translocase subunit SecD, translated as MNRRSATGLLVLLMLFVSFLYLWQPWRAAEEARINLGLDLKGGLRVVLQASEGTPLREDLQGARTVIENRINAFGVAEPLIQTSGDNRIVVELPGLTTGDTQRALDLIGQQAVLEFRLVRPEASEPLTEAALEPAAFTGEILRSAHADFNRSSSGAVMGGAIVGFEVGSEFAQEFGDFTAANVGRRMAIVLDGNVVSAPTIQSRISDQGQISGMADLNEASDLALVLRSGSLPISLQVEETRSIGPTLGADSIRAGLVAGAIGTLAVVVTILLYYGPLFGGVLSLSLAYVMLLIFGVLAGLGAVLTLPGLAGLVLTIGAAVDGNVISFERIKEELRAGKSLRLAMRSGFQNSLSAIIDANVTTLFAAAALYQYTSGPVRGFAITLAIGIIASVFVNTVVVPFMLDVLTYRFKRPLMLQGFRTPSFGFLKLAPVTMSISGLLAVASLVLVLTVGFRFSTDFSGGTTVLLNVPESVTVDEVRSAIDGLDYAGLTGASATVQEVQDATTSGKEVSVRVGTLGAQGESFPARLSAAVAGSSVLQSDFVGPAIGEELRTGAWLAMLVSFGLVLAYLGFRFWPNWIVAISTVITTAHDVGLVLGVLALTGAEFSIPVLAALLFVVGYSLNDSIVIADRIRENLRTTRGASYADIINLAVNQTLSRTVMTSFTTLLPVLALFLFGGSVLRDFSLTLLLGIGFGVYSSIFIMAPMIVWFKNRQRQPQRSLAHKAT; from the coding sequence ATGAACCGACGTTCCGCTACAGGACTGCTCGTCCTGTTAATGCTCTTTGTTTCCTTTCTTTACCTGTGGCAGCCGTGGCGTGCCGCTGAAGAAGCACGAATCAACCTTGGTCTCGACCTCAAGGGCGGTCTGCGGGTTGTCCTGCAGGCTTCGGAGGGCACCCCGCTCCGTGAGGACCTGCAAGGGGCACGCACCGTCATAGAAAACCGCATCAACGCCTTTGGGGTGGCTGAACCCCTCATCCAAACAAGCGGCGACAACCGCATCGTAGTCGAACTACCGGGCCTCACCACAGGCGACACCCAGCGGGCGCTTGACCTGATTGGCCAGCAGGCGGTGCTCGAGTTCCGGCTGGTGAGGCCCGAGGCCAGCGAGCCGCTCACCGAGGCAGCCCTCGAGCCTGCTGCGTTCACCGGTGAGATCCTGCGCAGCGCCCACGCTGACTTCAACCGCAGCTCGTCCGGCGCGGTGATGGGCGGGGCTATCGTGGGCTTCGAGGTTGGGAGCGAGTTTGCGCAAGAGTTCGGTGACTTCACCGCCGCCAACGTCGGCCGCCGGATGGCCATCGTGCTGGACGGCAATGTCGTCAGCGCTCCGACCATCCAGAGCCGCATCAGTGACCAGGGTCAGATTAGCGGCATGGCGGACCTCAACGAGGCCAGTGACCTGGCGCTGGTCCTCCGCAGTGGCAGCCTACCGATTTCACTTCAGGTCGAGGAGACGCGCAGCATCGGGCCGACGCTTGGCGCTGACTCGATTCGTGCCGGGCTCGTCGCGGGGGCGATCGGCACTCTCGCGGTCGTCGTAACCATCCTGCTTTACTATGGGCCTCTCTTCGGCGGCGTCTTGTCCCTCAGCCTGGCTTACGTGATGCTGCTGATTTTCGGGGTCCTAGCGGGACTGGGTGCGGTCCTCACCTTGCCTGGTTTAGCGGGCTTGGTTCTCACCATCGGTGCGGCGGTCGACGGCAACGTCATCTCCTTTGAGCGCATCAAGGAGGAACTGCGGGCAGGGAAAAGCTTGCGTCTCGCCATGAGGAGCGGCTTTCAGAACTCGCTATCCGCCATCATCGACGCGAACGTCACCACGCTCTTCGCGGCAGCTGCCCTCTACCAGTACACGAGCGGCCCGGTGCGGGGGTTTGCTATCACGCTGGCTATCGGCATCATCGCCTCGGTCTTCGTTAACACCGTCGTGGTGCCCTTCATGCTTGATGTGCTGACTTACCGCTTCAAGCGTCCCCTCATGCTCCAAGGCTTCAGAACTCCGAGCTTTGGCTTCCTCAAACTGGCGCCAGTCACCATGAGCATCTCCGGCTTGCTCGCCGTGGCTTCACTGGTGCTGGTCCTGACGGTAGGCTTTCGCTTTTCCACCGATTTCAGCGGCGGCACTACGGTTCTGCTGAATGTCCCTGAGAGCGTTACGGTTGACGAGGTCCGTTCAGCAATCGACGGCCTGGACTACGCGGGCCTTACGGGGGCTAGTGCGACGGTTCAGGAGGTGCAAGACGCCACCACCTCCGGCAAGGAGGTGTCAGTCCGGGTGGGTACGCTGGGGGCTCAAGGGGAGTCGTTCCCAGCTCGCTTGAGTGCAGCCGTAGCTGGGAGCAGCGTGCTGCAAAGCGACTTCGTTGGGCCTGCGATCGGCGAGGAGCTGCGCACGGGAGCGTGGCTCGCCATGCTCGTCTCCTTCGGCCTGGTTCTCGCTTACCTCGGCTTTCGCTTCTGGCCCAACTGGATCGTCGCGATCTCGACAGTCATTACCACAGCGCATGATGTCGGCCTCGTGCTGGGTGTGCTTGCGCTCACAGGCGCGGAGTTCAGCATCCCCGTCTTAGCGGCACTCCTTTTCGTTGTGGGGTACTCGCTTAACGACTCGATTGTCATTGCGGACCGCATCCGCGAGAACCTCAGGACCACCCGCGGAGCCAGTTACGCTGACATCATCAACCTGGCTGTGAACCAGACGCTTTCCCGCACGGTGATGACCTCCTTCACGACCCTCCTCCCGGTTCTTGCCTTGTTCCTTTTCGGGGGCAGCGTGCTGCGTGACTTTAGCCTGACGCTCCTACTCGGTATCGGCTTTGGTGTTTACTCGAGCATCTTCATCATGGCGCCGATGATCGTGTGGTTCAAGAACCGGCAGAGGCAACCGCAGCGCTCTCTGGCTCACAAGGCGACGTAA